Part of the Canis aureus isolate CA01 chromosome 3, VMU_Caureus_v.1.0, whole genome shotgun sequence genome, CGCAGGGGTGGCTTCCCCTTCCAAGCCTCTGGGTGCCCCCACGGCATGGGGCACCCTTGCAGCCTGTCCACTTCCCCACAGGCCTGGGGTGTCACCGCAGACTGCCTCTCCAGCTAACGCCCTGGGCACCAGCACCGACTGCCCCCTGTCCCATGGACAGCCCACCTCTCTCTGCATGGCCTCAGgccaccccggggcccggggcACCCCCacagcctgccccctccccagcatgTGGGGGACAAGCCCACAACTGGTGGCCAGGGTGGTGGGCACACCCCCGGGGTGCAGCCCCACTGCCTGCTGCTGCCCGCACCAgccagcccctggcccagggGCGGCGGACAGTCCTGGTGCCCGGGGGGCCACCCCGTCCTGCCCCTTCACCCAGGGCCCCGTGAGGCCAGCGCGGCTTGTCTCCACCCAGGAAGCCCGGCCCGGGATGCCCCTTTCGAGCGGGCCCTCCACCGGCACCGGGTGGAGCTGCACCCTGCTGCCCGCCCCGCACCCCGAGGCCGCCCGCACGGCCTGCACCTTTAGCCACAGTTCCAGGATGCTCTCGTGGCCCGCGGAGCCCGGCCGCCCCTTCCTCTCGCAGCCCCGGGGGCTCgggcccgccgccccctccctctCCGCCTCCCGCCCGGCCCCGGTCACCCACACCGACCCCACCGGCCCCACCACCTGGGGCTCCCCAACCGCGCCGTCCACCCACACGACCCCCGGGGCCCTCGCTACGGGGGCTGCGGCGCCAGGGCTCCCCGCCGCctccggccccccggcccccgccgcggcccccgtCCCCGGCGGCTGCCCGAAGCCGGGGGGCCCGTCCGCGCTCACGCAGCGCGCCTCCCACGCGGCGCCCCGGGCTCGACGGCCCGCTCCCCGGCCTCGCGGCGTCCCCGCGGGGCACCGCCTCCCCCACGGctgcccgcgcccccgccccggccggctGGGCCCCACGCAGCGGCCGGCCGCCCCGCTCATGGCCGCAGGCCCGCGCGCTCCCCCACCGCCTTCCCGGCCGCACGCGCGCACgcagcccgccgccgccgccccgacCCCGCCCCGGGGACCCCCACACGCCGCAGGAGCGCGGTGCTCGGGCGGCTCGGCGTCCCCAGCGCCCGGGGCGCGGCTCCCGGCGCGACCTCCCGGAACCCCCCAGTCCCGGCCCGAGCCCACCTGCCTGCGGCGCGGCGGCTACCGGGAGGCCGCCTGGGAGCCGGCTAGGCCGAGCTTCCGGCCGCTCGCCCGGTCGCCATAGCAACGGGCGCGGGGCGGCCTGGGAGCCGTTAGGGCTCTcgagccagccaggggtccccGGGCGGCGTGGCGGCGGGCCGGGCAGCCACCGCTcatggggccggggccggggccggggccggggccggggcggctgGGGCAGAGACTCGGCTATCAGCGGAGGGCCGGCGCCGGGGGCGCGGAGAGACGGGCGCACAGGGGCAACACCGACGCCGTATGGCCGCCTGAGGCCTCCGTAGCGCCGCGGACCGCCCCTGCCGTCGGCCCCGCCCCCGtcggcccccccgcccctgctgccAGCCCCGCCCCTGCTgccggcccccccgcccctgctgccAGCCCCGCCCCTGCTGCCAGCCCCGCCCCTGCTgccggcccccccgcccctgctgccAGCCCCGCCCCTGCTgccggcccccccgcccctgctgccGACCCCGCCGGAAGCAGCCGCGCCCCGCCCGGCAGGCTGTCCCGCCCGGAGCCCCAGCCTCTCGGGGTCCCGGCCAGCCCAGCGCGGCGCGCTGTCCAGATGGCGGGCTGCGAGGAGGTGAGCGTGTCGGGCTTCGAGGAGTTCAGCCGGGCGGTGGAGCAGCACCACGGCAAGACCATCTTCGCCTACTTCACCGGCTCCAAAGACGCCGGGGGCAGGAGCTGGTGCCCCGACTGCGTGCAGGgtgaggcggggggcgggggcgcccgtGGCTAGTCCTCCTGCTCCCCCCGCTCCAGCCCGTCCAGCACCCCGGCCCCTAGCCCTGCtgtgccccccaaccccccggcTTCAGCCCATCCAGCTCCTCGGGTCCCTATAGCCCTGCTGGtcgccccctctccccccccgcccccccccccccggcactCCATGCCTGTGAATCAGCCATCCTGCCTCTCCAGGGCGCTCAGGACGCTCGGGGCTCGGGTACTGCTGCTCTCAGGGCAGGTGCAAGCCTGCCTACTCACCCAGATGTCATTTCTCTGTGCGACCTTCCACAGCTCATATGTAATTATTtataccttttttgttttttcaagctGAGCCTGTCGTGCGAGAGGGGCTGAAGCATATTAGTGAAGGATGTGTGTTCATTTACTGCCAAGTGGGAGAGAGACCTTAGTAAGTGTGTGTGCCTTCCCTTTACTTCCCAGACATGGCTCTGGACCTTTGCAGACTTAGGCGGGAGGGGCCTCGAGACTCAGGTTCTCCGTCCTCAGGAGTGGGGAAAAGTCGTGCCATTAGAAGTGAATCTACAAATTTTGGGCATTTAGCTGCTTATGTTACAGGTGATGTCA contains:
- the TXNDC17 gene encoding thioredoxin domain-containing protein 17, which encodes MAGCEEVSVSGFEEFSRAVEQHHGKTIFAYFTGSKDAGGRSWCPDCVQAEPVVREGLKHISEGCVFIYCQVGERPYWKDPNNDFRKNLKVTAVPTLLKYGTPQKLVESECLQANLVEMLFSED